Genomic DNA from Solanum pennellii chromosome 3, SPENNV200:
ACAAGTTGTCCCCTTGGGCAAGAATATAGTAGCTTTTTCGGAGTCTTCTATGAAGTTCGAATTACCagaaattgtagtaacatttcCTTTTCTTCTAACCAAGTAAGAGAAGTATTTCTCATCTTTGATATGACGTGCATTATTGCACTATCAATTGCACAAATATGTTCATGATTGATCATTGATTCAAACGAAGTTTGGGGTATAtctatattttcttcaaaaagaaatataaacaaagtaaaataatacTATTAAACAGGCTATTATATTTACAATGATTAGAAAAAACAAACATACCAACTAATACAAACAAACAGAAAATGAAACTATCTAAATTATCGCGGGATCATCACCGATCGTTTTTCCTTCAGGGAATACAAAGAAATCAGCTACATCCAGATGCATAGGCTCAACATTTGCTTTTGCATTATTGTACATCTAATGCATGGGCTCAACattatttttagatataaaatttgcTTCTGGATTATCATCACCCTTTTTCAAGGATGCTTGATAGAGCTGAACCAGACGCTTAGATGATCGGCAAGTATGCGACCAGTGTCCTATTCCTCCACATCTATGACATACACTTTCTGAATTTTCGTTTGTATCACTTCTTGCCTCTCACCCTTCTTTTTATACTATTAGTCATTTTTCGGTGCAAGACGACCATCAtgattataattcattttacgACCACGATCACGACCATGATCGGTGCCACGACCACGATAGGAGCCATGACCTCTTTCTCGTTGGTAATAATTTGCCTGATTCACTTCAGGGAGTGACATAGAACCAACAGGTCGactttcatgattttttattaaaaggtCGTTATGTCGTTCAGCAATAAGAAGATGCGAAAGTAATTtagaatactttttaaaatccaTTCCTCTATACTGCTGCTGCAGGAGCATACTCGAGGCAGAAAATGTGGAGTATGTTTTCTCAAGCTTATCATGTTCAGTGACGTTTTCTCTGCATAAATTTAACTGTGATATAATTCTATACATGGaagaattatattcaattatacTTTTAAAGTCATATAATCTCAAATTAAACCAATCATGACGCGCCTGTGGTAGAATGAGTAACGTGGTCAtatctatcttttaaattttttcacagTACAAGGGGGTCTTTTACAGTGAGATATTGCATTTTCAACCCCTCGTCAAGATGGTGACGGAGAAAGATCATAGCTTTTGCACGTTCTTTACTGGATGCCTGATTATTATCTTTGATGGTCTCTACCAAACCCATTGTATCCAAGTGGATTTCAGCATCTAGTATCCAAGACGAGTATCCTTTGCCCGAAATGTTCAAGGCaaaaaattcaagtttagaAATATTAgacattttttagaaaaataaaattcttatcctttttacctatttaaagtagcTCAAGTTGGCAAAGTCtagtgctgataacgtgttataaaataaatatccaataaattaataatagtaAACTAAAATAAGAACTAATAAAGGAGAGTATATTGATGTATACCaaacttttcttcttattaCTTTACATTTGGAAATATACTACTATTTATAGTGATAATTGGAAAGATGTAACTTGGCcactatttgccaagtataagATAGTGTCCACATGGCATTCACAATTGCTTGCAACAAAACAAGTAATGtaagttattatttttggtgGGCTTCATGTGGCATTGCCATTGTTTACAACAATAGGAATAAATCATAGGAATTATATATGGttattttaccttattattattattatcattattattattattattattattattataatagtgtataatattattttttttaaaatttaaaaaaagcaaatcaaattttataaaattactttTGCAGTTCTTATTAAGTTATAATAACATATTTCtaggaataaaaaaaaacaaaaggaaagggaaaaaataaaagaaaggaaaataagtgatttaagaaataatataaattaatgatgaGATTAAGGgaagaaagtaaaagaaattaataGCACTAATGATCATAGAAATTACATATGGTTATAATTgatactttataaaattttaatgtaaaagttttagtctttaaaaattaggaaaagtgtaattaaaataaaacaaataaataaatttcaatgCTAGACTAAGAAGCGTGTTAtcccatttttttattttagatattattacatataaatatatatcattagCAGGAGAAATAATCTAAAAGATATgacatatcaaattttatatatatatatatatatatatatatgtaggtTTTGCCATTTTTGAATATCCTTGaataatgttaaatttttttgttataaagaaaagggaaaatattaTATCAGTTATAGAATCTCGAGGGAAGTATGGAATAGAGTTTAACTTATGAAACCTGCAATTTTGCAAATTGTTGTAGACCACTGTTGGAAGAATATGTCAGGATTcctctatttttttaaagtttggtACTAAAATGGTACTGATAGGAAGGAAACAATAACTCAaagttctcatttttttttattttaagtttgggACTGAACTTACATTAACTTTTAGAAGACACGATCCTAGTAAAAGTATATGATGACAATCTTACATTTCCTTGGatagtgttatttttttttcaatccaccgaacaaatttttatttatgttattgtttCTTAGAAAGACAGGTTGGTTCCTATGTAAATAAGGTATTCACAATGAATGCTGACTTAAATTTGCCTGTAATGTTTTTGAAGTTATAAAATTTCTTATAGTTTTTGGGGTAGTATATGAAATTGTGATTTTGCTAAATTACGGGAAAGAAAGAAAGTATGGTAAGGTCTTAACTCAGAACATATTATATATGATGTTAAAAGGCTCATTGGAAGTAAGTTTGTAATCAGTTAAGTAGTATTTTTGTGTGAAATTAGCATAATAGTATTGTGGTGCTTGTGTTTCTTGAGATCTTTGGTACCCTAATTTGAATTGTTAGTGTTGTTTAGCAGGTTTGATGTTACAAAAGTTCAAAAGATTATTAAGATATGAACATAGATGACATGTAGAAGTGAAGTTAAAGATAGCTACAGTAAATTGTTTAGCAAGAATTGAGCATGTTGTCATCCCCGTTTCAAGTATATGTTATCCATAACATGGGTTTTCACATTACTCTTCAACAATGCTGCTAAACCTCTTTGTTcatgaaaaagtatttttttttttaaatttttgtgtaatttgcaaactatatatattatcaaattCTTCATTAGAATTAcatgataggactttcttagtcAAATAAAATGCAAGTATTTTAACATGTCGCACCACTTGAAACCTTCCTACAAGACCACACAACATTAACCTCGGAAGAATAATAGGCTTCTCCTTGACATCGAGGATCGATAAATGCCAAGACAAGGAACTAAACCCAAGCCAAAGCCCTAAATCTATTTCTAACCCTCAAATAACCGAACCCATCTAAAAAACAACCTTTTAAATAAAACATCTCTAACCAAAATCATGAATATTCTGTGCACAACAAGTAGCGCTGAGCCCGCTCTATTAACCTACTCGAACCAAAGGAACTGTTGAAACACCGACACCACGAGCACACAAACTTTCCCGCCACAATAAATCTGAGCCAAACACCCCATTCTAAGGAAAGAAAGTCGGAAGTCAGCGTGTCGACATAGTCAACTGGCTGATAGTGGCCCAAGGGTACCAACCCTTTCCGAACCATGTAGCTACCAAGAAAGACAAAAGCAAACCACTCATCCTAAATGAGAGCCAACTCCAAAATCCCACAAATTACCATGAGATCATCTTGAAGAAGAATTTCTGCAGAAGTTTACATTTCCCAACAAGGATGTGACTCTAAATCTTCAATGAACACCACATTTTAGACTATAAATTATGCCCCGGCCTCGAGGACTATTAACACAACAATAAAGAACAAACACAATGGCTAGTCCAGGCACAACAAGAAATCATACCCCAACATCCAAACATGACTTAGATCTGatctttggaagaatgaaaAGAAGGAGAGTTTGGTAGATCTCCTCTTTGTCAATGACATTCTCCCTTTGTCCTATTAACCATTTCATTATGGAACTTTCTCTCCAAGTTGCGAACTAACAAGTCTATTAAAAAGTCTTATTAGCCACTTTAACAAGAACTTTCAAGTGGATGAAATAGGCTGAGCACATACAGTAATGTAAAATAATACTCCGTTTGTCCCaatttgtgaaatatttttttcatttttcatcaatcaaacaattgaagttttaataaaaaatttacgcatgaaatcttcaaaattttgaatgaaatttatgtattataaactgtataaaaaatattatataaacacTATGATTGacaattcataaaaaattatatgaatactTGCCATGATTTGAGTTTAAGATAATAGAAGTTTaacaaatgatttttaatttttaagaatattACAATATCATTATCTGAACTCGATCTTCAGCCTCTATCACAATTCTCTCAAGAAAATGAAGGAGATGAATATGCCTAAGTAAGGACATGACTTAGATCTGATCTttgaaacaatgaaaaaaaGGAGAGACTGGTAGATCTCCTCTTTGTCAACGACATTCTCCCTCGAGTTGCGGGACTAACAAGTCTATTTAAAAGTCTAATTAGCTACTTTTACATGAATTTTCAAGTAGATGAAATCGGTCGAGCACATATACTAGTATAAAGTAATACTCcgttgtctcaatttatgtaagatttttcatttttcaacagTCAACgcatgaaattttcaaaaatttgaatgaaatttatgtatttgtaaactatataaaaaatattataagtcattatGATtgacaattcataatatataaaaagaatgaatataatcatcatatatcatacattattataagtgggaagctctaACATTCAAAGTTGGATTACTATTTTGCCCCTacattcaattataatattataaaataattaattaaattttaagtagctatataattatatcatactaaatactaaaagtGAAAAGGTGTTATTAGTTACTCTCAAAAGGTTAAAAATTTGAAAGGTTACTTTAAGTTGTTCAATAATATGGATTAGATTCAAAGGCATGTATAAactattatttcaaaatcaatgcattgatttacttaattaatttgaaatagaTAAGTAATTTGAAAAGTTACCTTTCATCTGTAATGATAAAATACGTTGGAGtataaaatgtatttaatttGAACAGTCATTTCCTAAAGTTATTTAAAAGCTAACATATAATACAATGAAGTCATAGAGATTAGAGTTACTTGGCACAATAAATTTATGGGTTGTAAAAGTTTAAGGAAAATGCAAGTCATCCTGATTAGAAAGTGAATCTATTCACTTATATGCAAGTCATCCTGATTAGAAAGTGAATCTATtcacttatatttattattatcacaAAGCACAATCTTATCAGAAAATGATATGAGATGAAGTTGAAAGGATCAATCTAGATCCATATGTTTTATTGGGATTCAGGTAAGGCCGAGAGGCTTCAGTCAAACCCTCTGTGGTTTATACATATcgcttaaatatattttt
This window encodes:
- the LOC107013430 gene encoding uncharacterized protein LOC107013430 yields the protein MSNISKLEFFALNISGKGYSSWILDAEIHLDTMGLVETIKDNNQASSKERAKAMIFLRHHLDEGLKMQYLTVKDPLVLENVTEHDKLEKTYSTFSASSMLLQQQYRGMDFKKYSKLLSHLLIAERHNDLLIKNHESRPVGSMSLPEVNQANYYQRERGHGSYRGRGTDHGRDRGRKMNYNHDGRLAPKND